In the Sebastes fasciatus isolate fSebFas1 chromosome 12, fSebFas1.pri, whole genome shotgun sequence genome, TTGCAAAGGAAACTTTGTTAATTGTTTATCATTTATCTTCAAAGATGCTACATATAACACATAGAATCTGAAGATGTGGCATAAATGAGAGGGCCCACAGATCAGATGACCTATTTGACCTCTAGATTAAACATGGATTATAGGATGGCTTTGACATGGTGACCAGTAATCTtctgagagagaagaggagaacagATGGTGCATGATATATGCGGtttatctgtgtttgtttgcacaGCACCGCTGGATACATGCTTTCTGATATGATGACCGCATTAACAGACAACATACAATACAGATTATTGCATGCACGATCTTCAACTAAAGCTATCGCAATATCAGATTTTCTCCACACGATTATCCAAAAGAATTCATGATGACAATATTGCGTTATAtagaaaatgtgtaaaataataatgctatcactcaaattcatctttaactttgtctattgtgcattttgtctctttttttggcaaatgaattacactcaaaatacgagtgtaggaggtggagagagagtctgtaaccataactgtactaAAGCAATATTTTAAGAGGCGccggattatttacacaatatatgtgtattattaacataatataaatatttcatttaaacatCATTGTTATGTCAATACCAGTAAATCGCAACAACCCTATCTTCAACTGTGAGGTTAAAAACATTATCATGCTATCTGACATCACTAAATCAGCCTTAGAGAGTTTATACTACAACTTTGGATGTTAAATATTGAATTTATATCTTAACTGTACATAATGAGTATTTATTTCTACTGGCATCAGTATGATATGATCCCTATAGGAATTTCAAATGTGCTTGTGGTATTCagtaatgactttatttatttaccgtGTGAAACTTTATAGCACTTGAGCTCCTGTATATTCTCCTATTTCATGTGTTTGCTGTATTTTTGGTCTCCTATGGCCCACTAACCTCATCAAATTCTCCTAAAATGTTTCCTTCGGGAAGGGCAATGCATTGCTAGTAATATATAGTCCCaaggtccccccccccccctcctcaatCCTGCAAATCCACAATCCCGTTTGTgtgttgactgactgactggtcgTGATCTCAATCGGCTCCCAGATAGCGCAGCTCCTTTCAGCGCCACAGCGCGGGCAGCGGAGGCTGTGTGTGGGAGGGACTACCGGAGAGCtctcctcggtgcagcagcgAGCAACGACACACAAGATATTCACAGCATATTCACTGATAAGGCTGTTTCCCCCATTATCTGTCCCCGTTATGTGCCCTCAGCCGCTGAAGTGTCTATGAAGAGGAGACGGCGGAAGCGATGCTGAAGTAGCGCGGTGAGTTGATGTCTTTCTATTTGTGCAGTGTGAGGAGGTTTCTGTTGGGGATTAGGAAGAGATAGAACCGGGTTGTGCATAACTGGTCCACCCTGATGCAGAGGAGCAGCTCACGTCTTCTGATCAATCACAATAAAGTGTGCAGAAGGATTCCGACACATATTATGGAACTATTTAGTGTTAAAACTAGCTGGAGTGTGAAATCatttcatgatgttttttttttgtttttttcggaAGTAGACCAACTATGGTTATGTAGCCCATATTGTATGTGTGATTTAGTTTTAGCACATTCTATCGGCTGTGTCCGTTTAAAAACAGAATTAGACTATAGCATAATCTCGTCTGATACGTGGATTGTTTTCCTAATTGGATCCAGAGGCATTTGGCTAATCACACCCCACTATAAGCGCCTTCCAAGAAGGATCCGCTGATTGTTCTTAAACGATCTTATCAACTTTAAACTGCTGTTCACTATAGCCTTACTTTAAAGGTATGCGCATTTTGCACATCGTTCCAAATTACGCACACGTGTATTGTGCGCATTGTGGATATAAGGTTTCCACGCTTTACAATGAGGGCGATCTAATTAAGATGCACCGTTTAACTGAGAGCCGGTGTGTGTCCTCTCGTTAGGGATGCTGTGGAGTGAACACATCGTGGGAGGAAGGCTCAGAGAGAACCAGCGGGAGGTGAAACACGAATGGCTTCTCCGGAGCTGCTTCccggaggagatgagagaggcCAACAGCCCGGTCCTCCCACCGTCCTTGAGCGGGTTTCCAGCGCGCTGCATGGCCGCAGGTCTGGCGGATCAACAGGAGGAGCGTTGCCCCCGGCGGAGGGCATCTGTAACCCGGCCCGAGGCTCCCATGGCCGGGCTCATTCAGCACCGAGGACGGCGCCGCGCCATGGAGGCGCAGAGGTTACACTCGGTCACCTCGGAGAGGAGAAAGTGCGGGTTTGTTGCGACGAGGAATTAGAGACATCTTTCACCTACATCGATGAGAATGTGAACCTGCGCCTGGCCAGCCCGGAGACAAGTTGTAAAAGTACTCACAGACCTGTGCGCAACGGCGAGGCTTGCTCCGAGACTTTACCGGAGTTCTCCTTCATGTCCGAGGACGACCTGTCCTTCATGGAGGGCCCCGGGACCTCTATAGACTACGGCTTCATCAGTGCGGTCTCCTTCCTGGTGACCGGGATCTCCTTGGTGATCATCTCGTACGCCGTGCCTCGGGACGTGGTCGTGGACCGTGACAGCGTGTCTGCCAGGGAGATGGAGCGGCTGGAGACGGAGAGCGCCCGGATAGGAGCCCACCTGGACCGGTGCGTCATAGCGGGACTGTGCCTGCTCACGCTGGGCGGCGTGGTGCTCTCCACGCTGCTGATGGTCTCCATGTGGAAGGGGGAGATGTACAGGAGGAAGGTCATCGCTTACTCCAAGCGTTCAGCCAAACTGTACGGCTCCATCAGCCTGAAGACCAGATCCAGTCCCAGCCACTCTTCTGCGCACTTGTCCCTGGAGGAAGAAATAGAGGAAACGTTGGCTTAAAATGCTGCTCTATGTATGAACCTTTTGTGTATAACAGGAATTAATGCCATTCACACAACACTTTCTCTCTAACACATTGTAGCCTAAAACTGTATTCATGCATTCAAAGTGTAAGTCTGCAACATTGTTTGTCTTATAGTGTAGAAATAGCTTGAATGCTGTATTGTATATCCACGTGGCTGGCAGAAAGGACAAGAAAAGCACTCAAATGCAAAATGAGGAATTGACAGAAAAACAATTGTTCCCAAATGATTTAAAATGGCACCAAAGTGACTTGGGAGAATGTTAAGAGCTTTGTGTCACAATCACtggaacacatttttttttgctgtaccCAGGATGCAATCTCTGAGAGCTTCCATTTATTATTAAGGCTATTCATATTTAATGCGAATGTCTCCAACAGACACATTTCAGGAAGtaagggaagtgtgtgtgtgtccgcaGGGCAGGAGAGTAGGGGAGTAAGGAGAGGGGTGTAAAGCTGTCCCTGTCCACCGTGATGTGGGACTATCAGCTCAGTGGTCCACGCAGTAATATCCAGTGACAGTCACTCATGGTGCAGTGCTGAGGTAAGCCAGTAAGCCCGGCTTGGTGCATCCGAGCCAAAGCTCCACGTCGGTTTGATTGTAAGTGAGCAATTTGACTGCATTCGACAGCGCTGACACACACTGTTCACCCTCCTCTGCACTGGCTTgatcttcttctcctccttccatTCCTTCACCTTCTCTCTCCCACAGGAGACTTTCCTCTCTCCTGCAGTTTTTCAGCCTCAGCCTAtgaacactgtatatatatatatatattatataatataaagggTCCTGGACGACCACAGCCAAGTGCCTGTGACATTTCAAGGTTGACGAGCCTTTCCTTACACCTGCCTCCTctcattctctttttctctccgcgTGAGGATGGACTTAAGAACGCCTAATCACACATGAAAGAGTTGCCCTACTTCCCAAAACCTTAAGCCTTCACTACTTCAAAAGAGCTAATTACGTTTCCAAAGTGAGGTATCGTTCTTTTTAAAAGGTTACATCTGATGTTATCATGGTGATTTGCTGGCTATAATATTGCTGAGGAAAAGAGGTTCATCATGTGAAGACTTACTAAAGATGTTAACGCCCCAGTGTCCAGGCGAAGGTCAGAAAGCAACTTCCTTTTCTTGGTGGAGGAAGATTTGAGTTTCTGTCTTTGCTAAAGCAACCGTCTTACTCCCTGGCTGTCTGAAGAGGCCTGcagaaaagaataaagaaagcAATTCTCttgaaaaacgttttttttttgtgtgtgtatgctacCCTGTTAGGCTCATAAATCATGCATGAAGCACTAGAATTCATTCATATTTGCATATATTCACAGCCAAATGTTGCATTCCTCAAGACAAGTGCTAATGATTCTCATGCAGCGTCACTGTTACCTTACTTCCTCTTCATTTCATTTCTCGGGCTTTCTGTGTGACCCTATTTCAAGGCTTACATTCATAACGACATGAGTCAGCCTCTATTAATGAGATGCGTAGGCTGATTTCTCTATGGTAAGCAGCTCGAGGACACACCGTTGTTGTGCTTTCATTCAGTTGCATTGCTTCTGCGTGTGCTGTCACAGCATATACATGCAAATGCCAGTCaggtccacagacagacagatgcaccAGTGTGTTTCTAGTGAACTGGATCACTGGAGTCTAATGAGGTATTCAGCCAGAATTATcaatcaaaaatatattttttttgcagcagtGAACTAATGCAAGTTTGTGTCACTGCAGCTCTCCATCTTCTGTGTCTGTGACCACAGAGCTGACAAGTGCGTGTGCATCCCTGAAACACAGCCATTACGTCCTGAAGTGGCAATAAAATGCCAAATGAACAGATTTCGCGGAAAGGTAATAAAAATTAATGATCCATATGAGGCAATGTTGTCCTGTTCTCTTCACAGAAGCTGTAAATCCACAACCAGTATTACAGATGTTAAAGTGATATATCATTTAGCGAGCCTTCCTGGCGTTATTGGCCGTGGAAACAAGGTGCGACGCCCAAGAGCTGGACACTCCTTTCTCACCGCttcctttctctttccctctcgcCAATATATTCATGTCAAATTAAACTTGCTCTACTCTTAAAGGGCAGCCAACAACAATGCTACTAACACCAAAAAAGTCAGTGTTATAATATTGAGCTATTAATTCAAACTCCAGTGGTATAATGGCTACATTACAGATGTAGTGCATCAGCGCTTTCCATTCATATTCAGAGGTGGCATCATCTGTGAGAGTGTCACTCTTataacacacagaggatcaGAAATGCCAGAGGGAAGCCATTTACACTGACGACTTCAAATAGACTCATCTGCAGCATGTAATGCACTAAACATATACTATCCCCCCCCAcaatctttctctttctgtcctccTCCATGGTTGGCACCGCGCCTCACAGCCAACACCAGGCTTCCCCCCATACAGCCAACTAAACGTGTTCGGGGGATTTAATCAGGGATTTGCTTGAAGCGACAGCGTTTTACATGCCAAGCTCAAGTGTATTTCCAGAGGTCTCATGCATAAGCTCTTTATCCTTGAGCAGTGCACAGCTAAATCACCCTTATTGATATTTGGTCGGTTCCTCTGTAAGTCGACCCCCTTCAGGTAAGGCCGGGGGAGCGGCTTAGCTGCTGCCATCAGCTAATTTCCCAAAGGTGTTATTCCACTCCTTCATCCTGTCAATGCTAATACTCGGAGGTTGCACGAGTATGTGAGTATATTTATGACTTTGCATAGGTGTTGTGTGTCACCTTAGATTAGAGAGCTGCTGACCCTACAAATGTCGTATCAAATAGTTTCGGTCTAAATGGGATTTTCCACCCTGGGAAGAATAAAAGTCACTGGAAATGCAGACAGGCAGAGCCAGAGGAAGCTACATAACACTGAGACACTATATTGATGAAAGTTAGGTGAGAAGATCCTTACCACTCTAATGAATGTCTgttcaatatgaagctacagccatcATCTTCGCTTTgcttagcataaacactggaaatagggggaaac is a window encoding:
- the tmem74 gene encoding transmembrane protein 74, which codes for MASPELLPGGDERGQQPGPPTVLERVSSALHGRRSGGSTGGALPPAEGICNPARGSHGRAHSAPRTAPRHGGAEVTLGHLGEEKVRVCCDEELETSFTYIDENVNLRLASPETSCKSTHRPVRNGEACSETLPEFSFMSEDDLSFMEGPGTSIDYGFISAVSFLVTGISLVIISYAVPRDVVVDRDSVSAREMERLETESARIGAHLDRCVIAGLCLLTLGGVVLSTLLMVSMWKGEMYRRKVIAYSKRSAKLYGSISLKTRSSPSHSSAHLSLEEEIEETLA